From Streptomyces sp. GSL17-111, one genomic window encodes:
- a CDS encoding transposase gives MAPFTGLSPRQFAKLVTALQREGADPVRRGRPWSLPLQDRVLLVAAYWRTNLTLRRLAPLFGVSKSAADRIIAHLGPALALQPRKRYRTDTVLIVDGTLVPTRDRSVAASSKNYRYSTNHQVVIDADTRLVVAVGKPLPGNRNDCRAWEESGAKDAVGTTPTVIADGGYRGTGLTSPHYRRHRDEDLPAWKESHNASHRRVRARVEHTFARMKTWKILRDCRLRGDGVHHAMLGIARLHNLALAG, from the coding sequence ATAGCCCCATTCACCGGGCTGAGCCCGCGGCAGTTCGCCAAGCTCGTCACCGCGCTGCAACGCGAGGGCGCCGACCCGGTGCGCCGGGGCCGGCCGTGGTCGCTGCCGCTTCAGGACCGGGTGCTGCTGGTGGCCGCGTACTGGCGCACCAACCTCACCCTGCGCCGGCTCGCCCCGCTGTTCGGCGTCTCCAAGTCGGCCGCCGACCGGATCATCGCCCACCTCGGCCCGGCGCTCGCCCTCCAGCCCCGCAAGCGGTACCGCACGGACACCGTGCTCATCGTGGACGGCACCCTGGTGCCCACCCGCGACAGGAGCGTGGCCGCCTCCAGCAAGAACTACCGCTACTCCACCAACCACCAGGTCGTCATCGACGCCGACACCCGGCTCGTCGTCGCCGTCGGCAAACCGCTGCCGGGCAACCGCAACGACTGCCGGGCCTGGGAGGAGTCCGGTGCCAAGGACGCCGTCGGCACCACCCCCACAGTGATCGCCGACGGCGGCTACCGCGGCACCGGACTGACCAGCCCGCACTACCGCCGGCACCGGGACGAGGACCTGCCCGCCTGGAAGGAGAGCCACAACGCATCCCACCGCCGGGTCCGCGCCCGCGTCGAGCACACCTTCGCCCGCATGAAGACCTGGAAGATCCTGCGCGACTGCCGCCTCAGAGGCGACGGCGTCCACCACGCCATGCTCGGCATCGCCCGCCTACACAACCTCGCCCTCGCCGGATGA
- a CDS encoding GNAT family N-acetyltransferase, translating into MQRRDISTVATYPEFRRRGYARATVTALMDWMTAGGCKRISLAASPEGEPLYTSLGFTYGDPRMSWRTR; encoded by the coding sequence ATTCAACGGCGCGATATCAGCACCGTCGCCACCTATCCAGAATTCCGCAGGCGCGGCTACGCGCGGGCCACGGTGACAGCGCTCATGGACTGGATGACCGCCGGCGGCTGCAAACGCATCAGTCTTGCCGCCAGCCCAGAGGGCGAGCCGCTGTACACGTCGCTCGGGTTCACGTACGGCGACCCGCGGATGTCCTGGCGGACCCGCTGA
- a CDS encoding AbrB/MazE/SpoVT family DNA-binding domain-containing protein, translating to MLREPVELSVDDHGRVELPLGLLAEAGISPGAELVAFSNGDGRIVLRRAEDSIRDLIEEGHP from the coding sequence ATGCTCCGGGAACCCGTCGAACTCAGCGTCGACGACCACGGCCGTGTCGAGTTGCCGCTCGGGTTGCTGGCGGAAGCCGGCATCTCACCGGGCGCCGAGCTCGTCGCCTTCAGCAACGGTGACGGCCGCATCGTGCTCAGGCGAGCGGAGGACTCGATCAGGGACCTGATCGAGGAGGGGCATCCCTGA
- a CDS encoding AIPR family protein → MAELDLAEFSRSLLADVQATADAEAATTPETFTRRVFEDLEEAGVVSNAFTAYHKAHGLLVHGYGIGESGESLDLFVTDFHLAPLDTRLTKGPVETYFRRLLSFAVRCRDGLQKDFEPFSDVYDMCSAVAKALTEIHRVRLFLLSNRVATHTEVSATELDGLPVTHEVWDLARLHRHATSGALSEPIVVPFSPPLPCVAAPSSEEDHSVVLAVVPGQMLAELYAEYDTRLLELNVRSFLQTRGAVNKGIRETLLHAPGRFLAYNNGITATASQVDLVRGPDGIPTHISGVHGLQIVNGGQTTASLHHALTRDKADLSEVRVQMKLTEVAPDRLAEIVPKISEYSNTQNRVTQVDFSSNHEYHVEMQRITRSLWAPAIDGSGQETHWFYERARGQYTDALAKARTPARQKQFRRLNPSKQKFTKADLAKYVHSWHRLPHMVSRGAQKNFVEFMLHVDEAPPRVDLRYCQRVIAMAVLFKAVDRIAAIHGAGSHKSMITTYTVARLSLATDRRIDLDQIWREQALSPVVMAAVHDLCPRVMRAVTTPLAGNHVGEWAKKVACWDAVSKVPWTVPPALSHELRDKPLDEDALAGGTGNETGASDEAVLVPADEWYAIGDWAKETRVLEPWQRQLAHFVGKRLELGEDVPEAQAVQALRTRHEALGLGFTPAP, encoded by the coding sequence ATGGCTGAGCTCGATCTCGCAGAGTTCTCCAGGAGCCTGCTGGCCGACGTCCAGGCAACGGCCGACGCCGAGGCGGCAACCACTCCCGAGACGTTCACCCGGCGTGTCTTCGAGGACCTGGAGGAGGCTGGCGTCGTTTCCAACGCCTTCACCGCCTACCACAAGGCACACGGCCTCCTCGTGCACGGTTACGGCATCGGGGAGTCGGGTGAGTCCCTGGACCTGTTCGTGACGGACTTCCACCTCGCTCCCCTGGACACCAGGCTCACCAAGGGACCGGTCGAGACGTACTTCAGGCGTCTTCTGTCGTTCGCCGTGCGGTGCCGGGACGGGCTCCAGAAGGACTTCGAGCCGTTCTCCGACGTGTACGACATGTGCTCGGCCGTCGCCAAGGCACTCACCGAGATCCACCGGGTCAGGCTCTTCCTGCTGAGCAACAGGGTGGCCACCCACACCGAGGTCTCCGCCACGGAACTCGACGGCCTGCCGGTGACCCACGAGGTGTGGGACCTGGCACGGCTGCACCGTCACGCGACCTCGGGAGCCCTCAGCGAGCCGATCGTTGTGCCGTTCTCCCCGCCGCTTCCCTGCGTCGCGGCTCCCAGCTCCGAGGAGGACCACTCGGTGGTCCTGGCAGTCGTTCCCGGGCAGATGCTCGCCGAGCTGTACGCGGAGTACGACACACGACTCCTGGAGCTGAACGTCCGTTCCTTCCTCCAGACCCGGGGTGCGGTCAACAAAGGCATCAGGGAAACCCTGCTCCACGCGCCGGGCCGGTTCCTCGCCTACAACAACGGGATCACGGCGACCGCGTCGCAGGTCGACCTCGTGCGGGGGCCGGATGGCATACCCACCCACATCTCCGGGGTGCACGGCCTCCAGATCGTGAACGGGGGGCAGACCACCGCCTCGCTCCACCATGCCCTCACGCGGGACAAGGCCGACCTGTCCGAGGTACGGGTCCAGATGAAGCTGACCGAGGTCGCCCCGGACCGGCTCGCGGAGATCGTGCCGAAGATCTCGGAGTACTCCAACACCCAGAACCGGGTGACCCAGGTCGACTTCAGCTCGAACCACGAGTACCACGTGGAGATGCAACGGATCACCCGTTCCCTGTGGGCACCCGCCATCGACGGCAGTGGCCAGGAGACCCACTGGTTCTACGAGAGGGCCCGCGGCCAGTACACGGATGCCCTGGCGAAGGCCCGGACCCCCGCTCGGCAGAAGCAGTTCAGGAGGCTCAACCCCTCGAAGCAGAAGTTCACGAAGGCAGATCTGGCCAAGTACGTCCACTCGTGGCACCGACTGCCCCACATGGTCAGCCGGGGTGCCCAGAAGAACTTCGTGGAGTTCATGCTGCATGTCGACGAGGCTCCGCCGCGTGTGGACCTCCGGTACTGCCAGCGGGTTATCGCCATGGCTGTCCTTTTCAAGGCCGTGGACCGCATCGCTGCGATCCACGGTGCCGGCAGCCACAAGAGCATGATCACCACATACACCGTGGCCCGGCTGTCCCTGGCGACCGACCGTCGGATCGACCTCGACCAGATCTGGCGGGAGCAGGCCCTCTCGCCAGTCGTGATGGCCGCGGTCCACGACCTCTGTCCCAGGGTCATGAGAGCGGTGACCACCCCGCTGGCGGGGAACCACGTCGGTGAGTGGGCCAAGAAGGTCGCCTGCTGGGACGCAGTGTCGAAGGTGCCCTGGACCGTCCCTCCCGCACTCTCGCACGAGCTGCGTGACAAGCCGCTGGACGAGGACGCTCTCGCGGGCGGCACCGGCAACGAGACGGGTGCGAGCGATGAGGCCGTGCTGGTTCCTGCCGATGAGTGGTACGCGATCGGGGACTGGGCCAAGGAGACTCGGGTCCTCGAACCGTGGCAGCGGCAGCTGGCTCACTTCGTGGGCAAGCGCCTCGAGCTCGGCGAGGACGTTCCCGAGGCACAGGCCGTGCAGGCGCTACGCACGCGCCATGAGGCTCTGGGGCTGGGGTTCACCCCGGCCCCGTAG
- a CDS encoding PD-(D/E)XK motif protein has protein sequence MSVTEDDWQTLESPQDTPGRSSISLYTDSPLDIHLAVSHPGRQRMLVLRTDARSADPIVRSVSRLPKAAGIEMNLSAVSRIEYELQLVLTTNDLNEVFNPLVADVADVARDAPDAAGALSAAVQRFGRWQELLSAVGRDGLTVEARRGLYGELLVLGNVLLTQLSPAEAVAAWTGPTGTNQDFEMPDVAVETKASTAKRPRSIRIASERQLDGTGTAALLLGLVQLDERRGGTGESLNRRVDDIRRQLTDPAARTRFDGLLIQAGYLPVQRDLYNEPRYTLRDLRFWHVRDNFPRLVESDLPEGVGDCSYRLDVSVLDAYRAGADEVKELIGGSDG, from the coding sequence GTGAGCGTCACCGAGGATGACTGGCAGACGCTGGAGAGCCCGCAGGACACTCCGGGGCGGTCCAGCATCAGTCTGTACACGGACTCACCCCTCGACATCCACCTTGCTGTCTCCCACCCTGGCCGTCAGCGCATGCTGGTTCTTCGCACGGATGCCCGCTCGGCCGACCCGATCGTGCGGTCGGTCAGCCGCCTGCCCAAGGCCGCCGGGATCGAGATGAACCTGAGCGCGGTGTCGCGGATCGAGTACGAACTCCAGTTGGTCCTGACCACCAACGATCTCAATGAGGTGTTCAACCCGCTCGTCGCCGACGTCGCCGACGTCGCCAGGGACGCCCCCGACGCCGCTGGCGCCCTCTCCGCCGCGGTGCAGCGGTTCGGCAGGTGGCAGGAGCTCCTGAGCGCCGTGGGCAGGGACGGGCTGACAGTCGAGGCGCGTCGGGGGCTCTACGGAGAGCTGCTGGTACTGGGGAACGTGCTGCTCACCCAGCTGTCCCCGGCCGAGGCCGTAGCAGCATGGACCGGCCCCACTGGGACGAACCAGGACTTCGAGATGCCCGACGTCGCCGTGGAGACGAAGGCAAGCACCGCCAAGCGGCCTCGGAGCATCCGGATCGCCAGCGAGCGTCAGCTCGACGGAACGGGCACGGCAGCGCTCCTGCTCGGTCTCGTCCAGCTCGACGAGCGTCGGGGAGGAACGGGGGAGAGCCTGAACAGACGCGTGGACGACATACGCAGGCAGCTCACCGACCCCGCCGCCCGGACCCGCTTCGACGGCCTGCTCATCCAGGCCGGGTACCTGCCCGTGCAGCGGGACCTGTACAACGAGCCCCGCTACACGCTTCGTGACCTGAGGTTCTGGCACGTGCGGGACAACTTCCCGCGGTTGGTCGAGTCCGACCTCCCTGAGGGCGTCGGCGACTGCTCCTACCGCCTGGACGTGTCAGTACTGGACGCCTACAGGGCAGGGGCCGACGAGGTGAAGGAACTGATCGGGGGATCGGATGGCTGA
- a CDS encoding radical SAM protein, producing the protein MVLTDRCNMACTYCFVDTNTGRPDMTKEELTEGLEFLFEQNAGQDEVSIQWFGGEPTIRFDLMRYGDQLADTLADRYEVARVRRTVVTNGARLTDEALDHFVAYEYGVGISIDGPPGINSANHLLLGGQPADDRIRRNVARFVEADGLHVGCNLTPTAANIRRLSETVRWIIDDLGLKFIYVNTPISTAGRWRVNGADLARELYEARVAALGRGGMLFTVLDRAFQALDTRRPMLFDHMQGDRSLNAALLPGNRVSLCDINFAEPSFLHTLDELRADPGLLAGVAKKVAPIPECGDCPALAICGGPSRNEQALIGGGTPDPEMCAFYTSTVEIAVWDNTGVQ; encoded by the coding sequence GTGGTCCTCACCGATCGCTGCAACATGGCCTGCACGTACTGCTTCGTCGACACGAACACCGGCAGGCCGGACATGACGAAGGAGGAGCTGACGGAGGGGCTGGAGTTCCTGTTCGAGCAGAACGCCGGGCAGGACGAGGTCTCCATCCAGTGGTTCGGTGGCGAGCCGACCATCCGATTCGACCTCATGCGGTACGGCGACCAGCTCGCCGACACTCTCGCCGACCGCTACGAGGTGGCGAGGGTGCGGCGCACAGTCGTCACCAACGGCGCCCGGCTGACGGACGAGGCCCTCGACCACTTCGTCGCGTACGAATACGGGGTCGGCATCTCCATCGACGGCCCTCCGGGCATCAACTCCGCGAACCACCTCCTGCTCGGCGGCCAGCCCGCCGACGACCGGATCCGCCGCAACGTCGCCCGGTTCGTCGAGGCAGACGGCCTGCACGTGGGCTGCAACCTCACCCCGACCGCCGCGAACATCAGGCGCCTCTCCGAGACCGTCCGGTGGATCATCGACGATCTCGGGCTGAAGTTCATCTATGTCAACACGCCCATCTCCACTGCGGGTCGCTGGCGCGTCAACGGCGCCGATCTGGCCCGCGAACTGTACGAGGCCCGCGTGGCCGCCCTGGGGCGGGGCGGCATGCTGTTCACCGTCCTGGACCGCGCCTTCCAAGCGCTCGACACCCGACGGCCGATGCTGTTCGACCACATGCAGGGCGACCGCAGCCTGAACGCGGCCCTGCTGCCCGGCAACCGGGTCAGCCTGTGCGACATCAACTTCGCCGAGCCGTCGTTCCTGCACACCCTCGACGAGCTCCGGGCCGATCCCGGCCTCTTAGCCGGCGTGGCGAAGAAGGTCGCGCCGATCCCGGAGTGCGGCGACTGCCCGGCGCTCGCCATCTGCGGCGGACCATCCCGCAACGAGCAGGCCCTCATCGGCGGCGGCACGCCGGACCCGGAGATGTGCGCGTTCTACACGAGCACCGTGGAGATCGCGGTGTGGGACAACACAGGGGTGCAATGA
- a CDS encoding Z1 domain-containing protein, whose translation MSDDSMAKAKRLVLGFLPQDRQPGAEEVQNAVNAIFGLLAAQGEEVDRELLVKEIRTLVAVFQERSLALTDAKGHEPWLPEAKIDRDWDFWERYRRYLEDVVSLPPWVVRRLDQTSDDVLSQLEDPRRPGPWRRRGLVIGQVQSGKTGQYIGLAAKAVDAGYRFVVVLAGIHNDLRSQTQLRIDEGLLGFDTQHQSRSDQDGRSRAMGVGKMPSLVKEFKIASPTNSGEKGDFGLATAKAINFPLGSFPVVLVVKKHYKILEYVRKWVLDVHGTENENGEKTVKDLPLFVIDDEADNASINTVRDPEADPTKTNAEIRKLMRSFDKSAYVGYTATPFANIYIDPEAEHSEAGEDLFPASFIRSLPSPTNYLGPERVFGLQVDDEDDADVEPLPLVRHVNDADAWLPPKHKAGDGPGEPLPGSLRKAILSFVLSCAARRARGQTKVHNSMLVHVTRFTSVQARVRDQVDDHLRLIVDTIRDRYGKAPELRAELRALWERDFEPTTDCFPADQAERVTWEQVSEQLLPALRKIQVKTVNGASKDALDYYENRRNGLSVIAVGGQKLSRGLTLEGLTVSYYLRTSKTYDTLLQMGRWFGYRPRHEDLCRLYTTPALEDAYVEVTSATDELRREVEEMATRGLTPTEFGLKVRSSSLGLTVTAPNKMRQGTKIMLSYSGEGPETVIFKLADRAVDHNFGALEALVRRLDASGDAEQPSTNGNVKWDGVPADVVAEFLTSYEADRMAQRVRPRLIAKYIEQCTKVGELDNWTVVLVGSTKSKELRDVAGHTIGLVTRKALNPEGFRAEGRYTIRRVLSPPDELIDLDDGQREAAEKAAGITANEQEKKSRSKTPAGPYIRRQRRTEEGLLLIYPIAVPDADSAGTKAPLVGFQLSFPHSEYQSKTEYVANPIWFQEDVYTLAEEDDE comes from the coding sequence ACGGACGCCAAGGGGCACGAGCCGTGGCTGCCCGAGGCGAAGATCGACCGCGACTGGGATTTCTGGGAGCGGTACCGCAGGTACCTTGAGGACGTGGTGAGTCTCCCGCCCTGGGTAGTGCGTCGCCTGGACCAGACCTCGGACGACGTGCTGAGCCAGCTGGAGGACCCGCGACGTCCCGGCCCGTGGCGGCGCCGGGGGCTCGTGATCGGGCAGGTGCAGTCCGGCAAGACCGGCCAGTACATCGGTCTCGCTGCGAAGGCCGTGGACGCCGGATATCGCTTCGTCGTGGTTCTCGCGGGCATCCACAACGACCTCCGTAGCCAGACTCAGCTCCGGATCGACGAGGGCCTCCTGGGTTTTGACACCCAGCACCAGAGCCGATCGGACCAGGACGGCCGGTCCCGTGCGATGGGTGTGGGCAAGATGCCCTCGCTGGTCAAGGAGTTCAAGATCGCGTCGCCGACCAACAGCGGGGAGAAGGGCGACTTCGGGCTTGCCACTGCCAAGGCGATCAACTTCCCCCTGGGCAGCTTCCCCGTCGTCCTAGTGGTCAAGAAGCACTACAAGATCCTTGAATACGTCCGCAAGTGGGTGCTGGACGTCCACGGGACCGAGAACGAGAACGGCGAGAAGACCGTCAAGGACCTTCCACTGTTCGTCATCGACGACGAGGCCGACAATGCCTCCATCAACACGGTGCGAGATCCCGAGGCGGATCCGACCAAGACGAACGCGGAAATCCGCAAGCTCATGAGGAGCTTCGACAAGTCCGCCTACGTCGGTTACACAGCGACCCCCTTCGCCAACATATACATCGACCCGGAAGCGGAGCACTCCGAGGCGGGAGAGGACCTCTTTCCTGCCAGCTTCATCCGCAGTCTTCCCTCGCCGACCAACTACCTCGGTCCCGAGAGGGTCTTCGGGCTCCAAGTGGACGACGAGGACGACGCCGACGTGGAACCTCTCCCACTCGTCCGGCACGTGAACGACGCGGACGCCTGGCTGCCGCCCAAACACAAGGCCGGTGATGGTCCGGGGGAGCCCCTCCCGGGATCCTTGCGCAAGGCGATCCTCTCGTTCGTGCTCTCCTGCGCCGCCCGGCGGGCCCGAGGGCAGACGAAGGTACACAACTCGATGCTGGTGCACGTCACCCGCTTCACCTCGGTACAGGCCCGAGTCCGAGACCAGGTCGACGACCACCTGCGACTTATCGTGGACACGATCCGTGACCGGTACGGGAAGGCTCCCGAGCTGCGCGCCGAGCTCCGAGCTCTCTGGGAAAGGGACTTCGAACCCACCACCGACTGCTTCCCCGCGGACCAGGCCGAGCGTGTCACCTGGGAGCAGGTCTCCGAACAGCTTCTGCCTGCCCTCAGGAAGATCCAGGTCAAGACCGTCAACGGAGCTTCAAAGGACGCCCTCGACTACTACGAGAACCGGAGGAACGGGCTCTCCGTGATTGCCGTCGGTGGGCAGAAACTCTCCCGTGGTCTCACGCTCGAGGGACTGACCGTCAGCTACTACCTGCGGACCTCGAAGACATACGACACACTGCTGCAGATGGGCCGGTGGTTCGGCTACCGTCCCCGTCACGAGGACCTGTGCCGCCTGTACACCACCCCTGCACTCGAGGACGCCTACGTGGAGGTCACCTCCGCGACGGACGAGCTGCGCAGGGAGGTCGAGGAGATGGCCACCCGTGGCCTCACCCCGACGGAGTTCGGCCTGAAGGTCCGCTCCTCCTCTCTGGGGCTCACCGTGACCGCGCCGAACAAGATGCGTCAGGGCACGAAGATCATGCTTAGTTACTCCGGTGAGGGACCGGAGACCGTGATCTTCAAACTCGCCGACAGGGCCGTCGACCACAACTTCGGGGCGCTGGAAGCCCTCGTCCGTCGCTTGGACGCGAGTGGTGACGCCGAGCAGCCCTCCACGAACGGCAACGTCAAGTGGGACGGTGTGCCAGCCGACGTCGTTGCCGAGTTCCTGACCTCGTACGAGGCCGACCGTATGGCGCAGCGTGTGCGTCCCCGGCTCATCGCCAAGTACATCGAGCAGTGCACGAAGGTCGGCGAGCTCGACAACTGGACCGTGGTCCTGGTCGGCAGCACGAAGTCGAAGGAGCTGAGGGATGTTGCGGGCCACACCATCGGCCTCGTTACGCGCAAGGCCCTCAACCCTGAGGGTTTCCGGGCCGAGGGCAGGTACACGATCCGCCGCGTGCTGAGCCCGCCGGACGAGCTGATCGACCTCGACGACGGTCAAAGGGAGGCAGCGGAGAAGGCTGCGGGGATCACGGCGAACGAGCAGGAGAAGAAGTCGAGGTCGAAAACCCCGGCCGGCCCGTACATCCGCCGGCAGCGCCGCACCGAAGAGGGCCTGCTGCTGATCTACCCCATCGCGGTCCCGGACGCCGACAGCGCGGGTACGAAGGCGCCCCTCGTCGGATTCCAGCTGAGCTTCCCGCACTCCGAGTACCAGTCCAAGACCGAGTACGTCGCCAACCCGATCTGGTTCCAGGAGGACGTCTACACCCTCGCAGAGGAGGACGACGAGTGA
- a CDS encoding DNA cytosine methyltransferase, translating to MKGSGYGVPLERSDYLKLAPHSDSCTPETFQEWLEGFGEGKRLAVDLFSGAGGLSAGVERAGWTTAAAVDFDERALETHRANFPGLSLHMDLGDPAERDRLVELLTSANIDLVAGGPPCQPFSRAGRNKIRDLVKNHGRDPEDRRKQLWSAYLDIVTRVRPRVVLMENVPDMGLHDDFFVIRTIEEKLEELGYATQVRLVDAWNYGVPQHRKRLILLARRDVAEFDWRDPDAQPTTLRDAIGDLPELEVVPTARVGEREMSYRKPRNLSPFAEKMRAGAPRGRVWDHMTRRVRKDDHRIFELMGSSTKYSDLGKLLKTKEEKKYQRYATDKYTDKYKKLDWQQLSRTITAHIAKDGYWYIHPEQLRTLTVREAARVQTFPDRFRFAGTRSDAFRQIGNAVPPLLGEAAAEALRPADDASDDREGLQPHWREVRGALTEWAKQRRDGADWYQLPDEPDVEQVSLHAAVVAILSGAKVRPAEMAELMGIVRRAKTLTATLLVRLLEMAPTSPARSRLDRLTPLVDKPYAWRWQKRLDIPEKLGMKPGEKALYLLLIGEDLMLVGQGTLRVAARMNGLETNHPNRLSEGRVNLVKLMGAGKDAPLRMGAIRLIGADLCREDGPVCSECPFLAYCPGRKARPDDLLTLAASQE from the coding sequence GTGAAGGGGAGCGGCTACGGCGTACCTCTTGAACGCAGTGACTACCTCAAGCTGGCCCCGCACTCCGACAGCTGCACCCCGGAGACGTTCCAGGAGTGGCTGGAAGGCTTCGGCGAGGGCAAGCGGCTCGCCGTCGATCTCTTCTCCGGCGCCGGGGGGCTCAGCGCTGGTGTGGAGCGGGCGGGATGGACCACTGCGGCAGCGGTGGACTTCGACGAGCGTGCACTGGAGACGCACCGGGCGAACTTCCCGGGCCTCAGTCTGCACATGGACCTCGGTGACCCCGCCGAACGCGACAGGCTCGTGGAGCTCCTTACTTCGGCGAACATCGACCTCGTGGCCGGTGGCCCTCCGTGCCAGCCCTTCAGTCGGGCCGGGCGGAACAAGATTCGCGACCTTGTCAAGAACCACGGGCGTGATCCGGAGGACCGTAGGAAGCAGCTCTGGAGCGCCTACCTGGACATCGTCACGCGGGTCCGGCCCCGCGTGGTCCTCATGGAGAACGTGCCCGACATGGGCCTGCACGATGACTTCTTCGTGATCCGGACGATCGAGGAGAAGCTCGAGGAACTCGGGTACGCGACGCAGGTACGCCTCGTCGACGCGTGGAACTACGGCGTCCCGCAGCACCGGAAGCGACTCATCCTCCTGGCGCGGAGGGATGTCGCCGAGTTCGACTGGCGTGATCCCGACGCGCAACCCACCACCTTGCGTGACGCCATCGGTGACCTGCCCGAGCTGGAGGTCGTGCCCACCGCGAGGGTCGGCGAGCGGGAGATGTCCTACCGTAAGCCGCGCAACCTGTCTCCGTTCGCGGAGAAGATGCGCGCGGGCGCTCCTCGCGGGCGCGTGTGGGACCACATGACCCGCAGGGTCCGCAAGGACGACCACCGGATCTTCGAGCTCATGGGATCCAGCACCAAGTACTCGGACCTGGGCAAGCTTCTGAAGACTAAGGAAGAGAAGAAGTACCAGCGTTACGCCACCGACAAGTACACGGACAAGTACAAGAAGCTGGACTGGCAGCAGCTGAGCCGCACGATCACCGCTCACATCGCCAAGGACGGCTACTGGTACATCCACCCGGAGCAGCTGCGCACGCTCACCGTGCGTGAGGCCGCACGTGTGCAAACGTTTCCCGACAGGTTCCGGTTCGCAGGCACTCGCAGTGACGCGTTCCGGCAGATCGGCAACGCTGTCCCTCCTTTGCTGGGCGAGGCCGCCGCCGAGGCTCTCAGGCCGGCCGACGACGCTTCTGACGATCGCGAGGGTCTTCAACCTCATTGGCGTGAGGTCCGGGGCGCGCTCACGGAGTGGGCGAAGCAGCGCCGGGACGGCGCCGACTGGTACCAGCTCCCGGACGAACCGGACGTGGAGCAGGTCTCGCTCCACGCCGCGGTGGTCGCCATACTGTCCGGGGCGAAGGTCAGGCCAGCCGAGATGGCCGAACTGATGGGCATCGTCCGGCGGGCGAAAACGCTGACCGCGACGTTGCTCGTCAGGTTGCTCGAGATGGCACCCACGTCACCGGCGCGGTCCCGCCTCGACCGTCTGACCCCGCTCGTGGACAAGCCGTATGCCTGGCGCTGGCAAAAGCGGCTCGACATTCCTGAGAAGCTGGGCATGAAGCCAGGCGAGAAGGCTCTCTACCTTCTGCTGATCGGTGAGGACCTCATGCTCGTCGGGCAGGGGACACTGCGGGTCGCTGCCCGGATGAACGGCCTCGAGACGAACCATCCGAACCGGCTCAGCGAGGGACGCGTCAACCTGGTGAAGCTCATGGGCGCGGGTAAGGACGCCCCCCTGCGGATGGGGGCGATCCGGCTCATCGGTGCCGACCTGTGTCGGGAGGATGGGCCCGTCTGCTCCGAGTGCCCGTTCCTCGCGTACTGCCCCGGCCGGAAGGCCCGTCCGGACGACCTTCTGACGCTGGCCGCCTCACAGGAGTAG
- a CDS encoding radical SAM protein, producing MSTRVRTALISTAGHCKVACGFCFRSDRAHGFLDTATYTRHLSRLKEAGVEGVRLSGGEPTHHPQLRQLVRLAHPFGMAVSMVTSARTVAEVIAPLPGGAPAGQCDRLRRLAGRHAAGPHHPHRGLRPRHTARAISTETKILHVTCWGLRDEECQDLAGLVSEVGVEVQFSPVVLDERALRRDGKSVQDYLVQQRLDADVLSRHFDLSDRYRAYLDELGDLQFPTDGGERWSCRSAAAYVSADGDIRRCPYGQASVSAHAPRAAIRQFLTAPAQDRVMPDWRPSAAPPVRACDDSASCAAA from the coding sequence ATGAGTACCCGCGTCCGTACCGCGTTGATCTCCACGGCTGGGCACTGCAAGGTGGCCTGTGGGTTCTGCTTCCGTTCCGACCGTGCTCACGGATTCCTCGACACCGCGACCTACACCCGCCATCTGTCGCGGCTGAAGGAGGCGGGCGTGGAAGGGGTGCGCCTGAGCGGCGGCGAACCGACCCACCACCCGCAGCTCCGGCAGCTCGTACGGCTGGCCCACCCGTTCGGCATGGCGGTGTCGATGGTGACCTCGGCCCGCACCGTGGCCGAGGTCATCGCCCCTCTCCCAGGTGGCGCACCTGCTGGCCAATGTGACCGTCTCCGCCGACTCGCAGGGCGCCATGCTGCTGGGCCGCACCACCCGCACCGCGGCCTCCGGCCTCGACACACTGCGCGCGCCATCAGTACCGAGACGAAGATCCTGCACGTCACCTGCTGGGGCCTGCGTGACGAGGAGTGCCAGGACCTGGCCGGCCTTGTATCCGAGGTGGGGGTGGAGGTCCAGTTCAGTCCCGTTGTCCTTGACGAGCGTGCCCTTCGCCGCGACGGCAAGTCGGTTCAGGACTACCTGGTGCAGCAGCGGCTCGACGCCGACGTACTGAGCCGCCACTTCGATCTGTCCGACCGGTACCGGGCCTACCTCGACGAGCTGGGGGACTTGCAGTTCCCCACGGATGGGGGCGAGCGGTGGTCATGCCGCTCAGCGGCCGCGTACGTGTCCGCGGACGGCGACATCCGGCGCTGCCCCTACGGCCAGGCATCGGTCAGTGCCCATGCTCCCCGGGCTGCGATCAGACAGTTCCTGACCGCTCCGGCGCAGGACCGGGTGATGCCGGACTGGCGGCCATCTGCCGCTCCGCCCGTGCGTGCGTGCGACGACAGCGCGTCGTGCGCCGCAGCGTGA